From the Mycobacteriales bacterium genome, the window CCGCGACCCCTCCGCCGGTACGCCGACCACCGCCGAGGCGGTGTCGTGCGAGCCGACGGTGGACAGGGCCAGTGGATGGTCGATGCCGAGCTCGCCGAGCACCGGCCCGGTCAGCTCGCCGAGCAGCCGGCCCGCGGGGACGATGTCGGGCAGCAGCCCGGCCGGCAGCCCCAGCGCCGCGGTGACCTCGGGCGACCACCGGCCGGTCCGGGCGTCCATCAGCCCGGTGGTGGACGCGTTGGTCTCCTCCGCCGCCCGGACGCCGGTCAGCCAGTAGCCGAGCAGGTCCGGGATCAGCAGGACCTGGTCGCCGGCGACCAGCTCCGGCTCGGCCGCGAGCTGGTAGAGGGTGTTGAACGGGAGGAACTGCAGTCCGGTGATCTCGTACTGCCGTCGCGGGTCGATCCTGCCCCCGACAGCGGCGATGACCGGGTCGGTGCGGGGGTCGCGGTAGTGCCGGGGGTTGCCGCGCAGCGTCCCGCCGGCGTCGAGCAGCCCGTAGTCCACCGCCCACGAGTCGATCGCCACCCCGGTGAGCCCGCCGGAACGCCGCTCCGCCGCCCGGATCCCGTCCAGGACGTCGGTGTGGAGGCCGAGCACGTCCCAGTAGAGCCCGTCCGGCAGCCGGACCGCGCCGTTGCGGAACCGGGCCACCTCCCTCATCTCGAGCGAGCCGGGGCCGACCCGGCCGAGGACGACCCGGCCGCTGGAGGCGCCGAGGTCGACCGCGGCGAACGCGGTCATCGCAGGAAGGCGGCCGCGACCCCGGAGTCCACCGGGACGTGCAGGCCGGTGGTCTGGGACAGGTCCCCTCCGGTGAGGGCGAAGACCGC encodes:
- a CDS encoding rhamnulokinase family protein, giving the protein MTAFAAVDLGASSGRVVLGRVGPGSLEMREVARFRNGAVRLPDGLYWDVLGLHTDVLDGIRAAERRSGGLTGVAIDSWAVDYGLLDAGGTLRGNPRHYRDPRTDPVIAAVGGRIDPRRQYEITGLQFLPFNTLYQLAAEPELVAGDQVLLIPDLLGYWLTGVRAAEETNASTTGLMDARTGRWSPEVTAALGLPAGLLPDIVPAGRLLGELTGPVLGELGIDHPLALSTVGSHDTASAVVGVPAEGSRFGYISCGTWGLVGVELDAPVLTEDSRRANFTNERGVDATIRYLRNVMGLWLLSESMRTWTLRGLDLGLEEVLAAAAALPGGGPRIDPDDPAFLSPGDMPARIADAGRAAGRPVDATDPPAVVRCILDSLAAAFAAAILQAEELSGQPVDVLHLVGGGSQNALLCQLTADIAGKPVVAGPVEATALGNLLVQARTHGVIGGDLPALRARIRATTRLDRYEPR